From Mucilaginibacter rubeus, a single genomic window includes:
- a CDS encoding STAS-like domain-containing protein has product MILNLKEIIKSDTALSPDAGSTIFSLINRGLLERQDIKLDFYGIEVVTSAFLNAAIGQLYSKFESKDLNEHLKIVNLPIEDRALLRKVIERAKDYFQDQKSFEERMDDLYGDE; this is encoded by the coding sequence ATGATATTAAATCTAAAAGAGATTATAAAAAGTGATACTGCACTCAGTCCGGATGCGGGTAGCACTATATTTTCTTTAATTAATAGGGGGCTATTGGAAAGACAAGATATAAAGCTTGATTTTTATGGAATTGAAGTTGTTACTTCAGCTTTTTTAAATGCTGCAATTGGTCAATTGTACTCTAAATTTGAGTCGAAGGATTTAAACGAGCATCTGAAAATTGTTAACCTGCCAATTGAAGACAGAGCTCTATTAAGGAAGGTAATTGAACGGGCGAAAGATTATTTCCAAGACCAAAAATCATTCGAGGAGCGGATGGATGATTTGTACGGAGATGAGTAA
- a CDS encoding protein-disulfide reductase DsbD domain-containing protein, with protein sequence MKKLLVLVTALIISVGAYAQIESPVRWSYAAKKMNDKEAIVYLRATIQNGWHIYSQTVKDGGPIKTSFEFTPSKLYAPVGKTSEPTPISKYEKSFSMNVSYFEKEVVFSQKISLKSPKATAVTGKLTFMTCNDMKCLPPEDVEFNIPLGK encoded by the coding sequence ATGAAGAAACTATTGGTATTGGTAACCGCGCTTATCATCAGCGTTGGCGCTTACGCCCAGATCGAATCGCCGGTGAGGTGGTCATACGCGGCAAAAAAAATGAATGATAAAGAAGCTATTGTATACTTAAGAGCAACTATACAAAACGGCTGGCACATTTATTCACAAACAGTAAAAGACGGCGGCCCAATAAAAACTTCATTTGAGTTTACCCCATCAAAATTATATGCTCCTGTTGGCAAAACTTCTGAACCAACCCCTATCAGCAAATACGAAAAATCATTCAGCATGAATGTGAGCTATTTTGAAAAGGAAGTTGTTTTTAGCCAAAAAATCAGTTTAAAATCGCCCAAAGCAACAGCGGTTACAGGTAAATTAACCTTTATGACCTGTAACGATATGAAATGCCTGCCACCAGAAGATGTTGAGTTTAATATTCCTTTAGGTAAATAA
- a CDS encoding PA0069 family radical SAM protein, with the protein MSHEENPEFFKGRGAQVNTHNKFLKNKYVLDHIEGIDEPLLENTNTQLFEETPKKIVSESNSPDLSHMYSINPYQGCEHGCIYCYARNSHEYYGFSAGLDFERKIIIKPNAPELLEQYFNKKNYQPVCIMLSGNTDCYQPVERKLGITQRLLEVFWKYKNPVSIITKNNVILRDIDLLADMAKLNLVHVNVSITSLNEQLRQKLEPRTVTATGRLAVVQKLSERGIPVRVMAAPIIPGLNSNEVPNIIKAAADRGALAAGFTMVRLNGSIAEIFSDWIYKAFPDRAEKVLNMIRSTHDGQLNDSDYGRRMSGEGKVAESIHQMFKMACKRFMGDRQMPEYDYSLFVPRKGKQTSMF; encoded by the coding sequence ATGTCACATGAGGAAAATCCGGAATTTTTTAAAGGACGCGGGGCACAGGTAAACACGCACAATAAGTTTCTGAAAAACAAGTATGTACTTGATCATATCGAGGGTATTGATGAGCCGTTGCTTGAAAATACCAATACACAGCTTTTTGAAGAAACACCTAAAAAAATTGTAAGCGAATCCAACAGTCCCGATTTAAGCCATATGTATTCCATCAATCCTTACCAGGGTTGCGAGCATGGTTGCATATATTGTTATGCCCGTAACAGCCATGAATATTATGGTTTTAGCGCCGGGCTTGATTTTGAGCGGAAGATCATTATTAAACCAAATGCCCCGGAATTGCTGGAGCAATATTTCAACAAAAAAAATTACCAGCCGGTTTGCATCATGCTTTCGGGCAATACCGATTGCTATCAGCCTGTTGAACGCAAGCTGGGGATAACGCAAAGGTTATTGGAAGTTTTTTGGAAATATAAAAACCCGGTAAGTATCATCACCAAAAACAACGTGATCCTGCGGGATATCGATCTGCTTGCAGACATGGCCAAGCTGAACCTGGTGCATGTAAATGTATCCATTACGTCGCTTAACGAACAACTCCGTCAAAAATTGGAGCCTCGCACAGTTACCGCAACGGGGCGTTTGGCAGTTGTGCAGAAACTATCGGAAAGGGGCATTCCGGTTCGGGTAATGGCGGCGCCTATCATTCCGGGGTTAAACAGCAACGAAGTACCCAATATCATCAAAGCGGCGGCCGACAGGGGGGCTTTAGCCGCCGGTTTTACGATGGTGCGCCTGAATGGTAGCATAGCCGAAATTTTCAGCGACTGGATCTACAAAGCTTTTCCGGACAGGGCGGAAAAAGTGTTGAACATGATCCGCTCAACACACGATGGGCAGCTAAATGACAGCGATTACGGCCGTAGGATGAGCGGCGAAGGTAAAGTGGCCGAATCCATTCACCAAATGTTTAAAATGGCCTGTAAGCGCTTTATGGGCGACAGGCAGATGCCAGAATACGACTATAGTTTATTTGTACCAAGGAAAGGAAAACAGACGAGTATGTTTTAG
- a CDS encoding DUF2809 domain-containing protein yields the protein MPKNRITFFILIILTIILGLLSRHFKFIPLFIGDILWASMVYFIMRFLFINKPVRFNVIAALIFCFAIEFSQLYKAPWINDLRHTLFGRLVLGEGFLWSDLLCYVIGVGIGVGGDFGNFYNQKLIQK from the coding sequence ATGCCTAAAAACCGTATAACCTTTTTCATATTAATAATATTAACCATTATACTGGGTTTACTGTCCCGGCACTTTAAATTCATCCCATTATTTATAGGTGATATTTTATGGGCCTCTATGGTTTATTTTATCATGCGGTTTCTTTTTATCAACAAGCCAGTTAGATTCAATGTAATTGCCGCCTTAATCTTTTGCTTCGCGATAGAGTTTAGCCAGCTTTATAAAGCGCCCTGGATAAATGACCTGCGACACACCCTCTTTGGCAGGTTGGTTTTGGGCGAGGGCTTTCTGTGGAGTGATTTGTTGTGCTATGTGATTGGAGTAGGAATAGGTGTTGGGGGTGATTTTGGAAACTTTTACAATCAAAAGTTAATCCAGAAATGA
- the rsfS gene encoding ribosome silencing factor, giving the protein MVKNKVLSESAYISELAIHGIQEKKGNDIIRLDLRNIFSSVADYFVICHADSSTQVKAIANSIEDEIFKATQAEPWRKEGIEHGEWILLDYVDVVIHVFRTDKREFYGVEDLWGDADIKYYKSA; this is encoded by the coding sequence ATGGTAAAAAACAAAGTGTTAAGTGAATCTGCCTATATTTCAGAACTGGCAATACATGGTATCCAGGAAAAAAAAGGCAATGATATTATTAGGTTAGACCTTCGTAATATTTTCAGTTCAGTAGCAGATTATTTTGTAATCTGTCATGCTGATTCGTCGACACAGGTAAAAGCTATTGCAAATAGCATTGAGGATGAAATTTTCAAAGCCACCCAAGCCGAACCCTGGCGCAAAGAGGGAATTGAGCATGGCGAGTGGATACTGCTTGATTATGTGGATGTTGTGATCCATGTGTTCAGGACCGATAAACGTGAGTTTTATGGAGTGGAAGATTTGTGGGGCGATGCAGATATTAAATATTATAAAAGTGCATAA
- a CDS encoding lactate utilization protein C: MRDITTSKEKLLKKIRKALLEKRDNPYPQLEDLPLYPPSEEMPEVIFAEQFTNVAGQFVFCEDELQFIENLLTLAEERKWHKIYCWEPKLQEILNQFEYPHYETDKDFEQAEVGFTLCEALIARNGSILLSNGNTAGRRLSIYPSVHIVLAYTSQMVMDLKDGFKLIKAKYGNQLPSMISTVTGPSRTADIEKTLVLGAHGPKELFVFMLEG, translated from the coding sequence ATGAGGGATATCACCACATCAAAAGAAAAACTGCTTAAAAAAATCAGGAAAGCGCTTTTGGAAAAAAGGGATAACCCATACCCTCAACTGGAAGATCTTCCCCTTTACCCTCCTTCCGAAGAAATGCCCGAGGTGATCTTCGCCGAGCAGTTTACCAATGTGGCAGGTCAGTTTGTTTTTTGTGAAGATGAACTGCAGTTTATTGAAAACCTGCTCACCCTTGCCGAAGAGCGCAAATGGCATAAAATTTACTGCTGGGAACCCAAGCTGCAGGAGATCCTGAACCAGTTTGAATACCCCCACTACGAAACCGATAAAGACTTTGAACAGGCCGAAGTTGGGTTTACCCTTTGCGAAGCATTAATTGCCCGTAACGGCAGTATCCTGCTTTCCAACGGAAACACGGCCGGCCGCAGGTTGAGTATCTACCCATCGGTGCATATTGTATTGGCCTATACCTCGCAAATGGTTATGGACCTGAAAGATGGCTTTAAACTCATCAAAGCCAAATATGGCAACCAGCTGCCATCCATGATCAGTACGGTAACCGGTCCGAGCCGTACCGCCGATATTGAAAAAACACTGGTTTTAGGAGCCCACGGCCCTAAAGAGCTATTTGTTTTTATGCTGGAAGGTTAA
- a CDS encoding response regulator transcription factor, which produces MLKEPIQIALVDDHKLFRSGMAALVTNFKRYNILFEAANGQELVNTIKSGTVPDIVLLDISMPVMDGVEAAQILRSKYPGVRIIILSMFEDAEKVLLMVKMGVKGYLLKDSEPYEVEDALLKVSQGELYYPEFVTRHLITNFNSKLENIKLNPREIEFLRFTGTELTYKEIAEAMNISVRTVDSYRDQLFEKLQIKSRVGLVLYSIKNKLIEL; this is translated from the coding sequence ATGCTAAAGGAACCCATTCAAATAGCCTTAGTTGATGACCACAAACTCTTCAGGAGTGGTATGGCTGCTCTTGTAACCAATTTTAAAAGATACAACATACTATTTGAGGCCGCAAACGGACAGGAACTTGTAAACACTATTAAGAGTGGTACCGTTCCGGATATCGTATTGCTGGATATCAGCATGCCGGTTATGGATGGCGTAGAGGCGGCTCAGATACTCCGCTCGAAATATCCCGGTGTGCGGATCATCATTTTATCGATGTTTGAGGATGCCGAAAAGGTGTTGCTTATGGTTAAAATGGGCGTAAAAGGCTATCTGCTTAAAGATTCGGAACCTTATGAGGTGGAAGATGCACTACTGAAAGTTTCGCAGGGTGAGCTCTACTACCCGGAATTTGTAACCCGTCACCTGATTACCAATTTCAACAGCAAATTAGAGAATATCAAACTCAACCCGCGCGAAATTGAGTTTCTTCGTTTTACGGGAACCGAGCTTACTTATAAAGAAATAGCCGAGGCTATGAATATCAGCGTGCGTACCGTTGATAGCTACCGCGATCAGCTTTTTGAAAAACTCCAGATCAAGAGCCGCGTAGGACTGGTTTTATACAGCATAAAAAATAAATTGATTGAATTGTAA
- the ftsH gene encoding ATP-dependent zinc metalloprotease FtsH, translating into MKDIKDSKSENPRPIRKIVNKKPSPKPPKFNIMWLYGIVILAFLLIPALLNGGSGKPVTFQEFEANMLRTNDVQKIVAYKSGDLVMADVYIKQQSLSKPYFANNVSKDKNFFNTSTSSGPQFTFTDASYESLKKSIADAQKDVPDDQKVSLQFEQGHESLLSNWLVQGVIMVILFAGVWIFIMRRMSGGSGGGPGGQIFNIGKSKATLFDKEAQVTVTFNDVAGLEEAKQEVMEIVDFLKNPKKYTNLGGKIPKGALLVGSPGTGKTLLAKAVAGEAQVPFFSLSGSDFVEMFVGVGASRVRDLFRQAKDKAPCIIFIDEIDAIGRARGKNNIVGGNDERENTLNQLLVEMDGFGTDSGIIILAATNRPDVLDSALLRPGRFDRQVSIDKPDLIGREQIFKVHLKPIKLSDGVDAKKLSAQTPGFAGAEIANVCNEAALIAARKNKESVDMTDFQDAIDRVIGGLEKKNKIISPEEKRIVAYHEAGHAIAGWFLEHADPLVKVSIVPRGVAALGYAQYLPKEQFLYTTEQLLDEMSVSMGGRVAEDIVFGKISTGALSDLERITKLAYAMTKIYGMNDSVGNVSFYDPQGEYQFNKPYSDTTAEMIDNEVRKLVDVVYQKTKDLLNLKRDGLEKIAQKLLEKEVLFQSDLEEILGKRPFDERTTYDKFVNGEAALNPDVDNNAIPDTLTNPELSRVDSEDPKL; encoded by the coding sequence ATGAAAGATATTAAAGATTCTAAATCAGAAAATCCAAGACCTATCCGAAAAATTGTGAACAAGAAGCCCTCTCCAAAACCGCCAAAGTTCAATATCATGTGGTTATATGGTATTGTTATCCTGGCCTTTTTATTGATCCCGGCCTTGTTAAACGGCGGATCGGGCAAACCGGTTACTTTCCAGGAGTTTGAAGCTAACATGCTTCGTACCAATGATGTTCAGAAAATTGTAGCTTATAAAAGCGGTGATTTGGTAATGGCCGATGTTTATATCAAACAACAAAGCTTATCAAAGCCGTATTTTGCCAATAACGTATCTAAAGACAAAAACTTTTTCAATACAAGCACCAGCAGCGGTCCGCAGTTTACTTTTACAGATGCCTCATACGAGAGTCTGAAAAAATCAATTGCTGATGCGCAGAAAGATGTACCAGATGATCAGAAAGTATCATTGCAATTTGAGCAGGGCCACGAAAGCCTGTTATCAAACTGGTTGGTACAAGGTGTTATTATGGTGATCTTATTTGCAGGTGTATGGATCTTTATCATGCGCAGGATGAGCGGTGGTTCGGGCGGTGGCCCGGGTGGCCAGATCTTCAATATCGGTAAATCAAAAGCTACCCTGTTTGATAAAGAAGCCCAGGTAACCGTTACGTTTAATGACGTTGCCGGTTTGGAAGAAGCCAAACAAGAGGTAATGGAAATTGTGGATTTCCTTAAAAATCCTAAAAAATACACCAACCTGGGTGGTAAAATTCCTAAAGGCGCACTGCTTGTAGGTTCGCCTGGTACAGGTAAAACCTTGCTTGCTAAAGCCGTTGCCGGTGAAGCACAGGTGCCATTCTTCTCACTTTCAGGTTCAGACTTTGTGGAGATGTTTGTTGGTGTGGGTGCGTCACGTGTACGTGATTTGTTCCGCCAGGCAAAAGATAAAGCGCCTTGTATCATCTTTATCGATGAGATTGATGCTATCGGTCGTGCCCGTGGTAAAAACAATATAGTAGGTGGTAACGACGAACGCGAAAACACCCTGAACCAGTTATTGGTTGAAATGGATGGTTTCGGTACCGATTCGGGTATCATCATCTTAGCTGCTACTAACCGTCCGGATGTACTGGACTCAGCGTTATTGCGTCCGGGACGTTTCGACAGGCAGGTATCTATCGATAAACCGGATTTGATCGGCCGTGAGCAGATCTTTAAAGTTCACCTTAAACCTATCAAATTATCTGACGGTGTTGACGCCAAAAAATTATCGGCTCAAACCCCGGGTTTTGCAGGTGCCGAAATTGCTAACGTTTGTAACGAGGCCGCGCTGATTGCTGCCCGTAAAAATAAAGAGTCGGTTGATATGACCGATTTCCAGGATGCTATCGATCGTGTTATCGGCGGTTTGGAAAAGAAAAACAAAATCATCTCTCCCGAAGAGAAACGCATTGTTGCTTACCACGAAGCTGGTCACGCTATTGCCGGCTGGTTCCTGGAACATGCCGATCCATTGGTTAAAGTATCTATTGTTCCTCGTGGTGTTGCCGCTTTGGGTTATGCCCAATATCTGCCAAAAGAGCAGTTTTTATACACTACCGAGCAGCTGCTTGATGAAATGAGTGTATCAATGGGTGGCCGTGTTGCCGAGGATATCGTTTTCGGTAAGATCTCAACCGGTGCCTTGAGTGACTTAGAGCGTATAACCAAACTTGCTTACGCCATGACCAAAATTTATGGTATGAACGATAGCGTTGGTAACGTATCATTCTACGATCCACAAGGCGAGTACCAGTTTAACAAACCTTACTCTGATACTACTGCCGAAATGATAGATAATGAAGTGCGTAAGTTGGTTGATGTGGTTTATCAAAAAACTAAAGATCTGCTTAACCTGAAACGTGATGGTTTGGAAAAAATAGCTCAAAAGCTATTGGAAAAAGAAGTATTATTCCAGAGTGATTTGGAAGAGATATTAGGCAAGCGTCCGTTTGACGAGCGTACTACCTATGATAAGTTTGTAAACGGCGAGGCCGCGTTAAACCCGGATGTGGATAACAACGCTATTCCTGATACACTGACTAATCCTGAACTGTCAAGAGTAGACAGCGAAGATCCAAAACTTTAA
- a CDS encoding biotin--[acetyl-CoA-carboxylase] ligase produces MQNNIFSGLFVGQNLVTIKQVDSTNSFLKNLLSNSTPVPEGTVIMAEEQYAGRGQQQNTWHSEPGKNLTFSLLLKPHFLAVGDQFDLNRAASLGVYDALQPILGEQLKIKWPNDIYYGDRKLGGMLIENTIQGGQLKDSVIGIGLNINQENFPSGASNATSVKQILQKDYELTLLLSEICNCLEVYYLKLKAGEVDFVRNTYLSRLYWLNEVKSFESNNRVFNGTVKNVLPNGLLVIEDTKGQQLEFNLKELKFLNK; encoded by the coding sequence TTGCAAAATAACATATTTTCAGGATTATTTGTTGGTCAAAATTTAGTAACAATTAAACAAGTTGACTCAACAAATAGTTTTCTTAAAAATCTACTGTCAAATTCCACGCCAGTACCCGAAGGTACGGTCATTATGGCAGAAGAGCAATATGCCGGCCGTGGCCAGCAACAAAACACCTGGCATAGCGAACCCGGAAAAAATCTCACTTTCAGCCTGTTACTAAAGCCCCATTTTTTAGCCGTTGGCGATCAGTTTGACCTGAACCGCGCAGCAAGCCTGGGCGTGTATGACGCATTGCAACCTATCCTGGGTGAGCAGCTAAAGATCAAATGGCCTAATGACATCTATTACGGCGACAGGAAACTTGGCGGTATGCTCATTGAAAATACCATACAGGGCGGGCAGCTTAAAGACTCGGTTATTGGCATCGGCTTAAACATAAACCAGGAAAACTTCCCTTCCGGGGCATCAAATGCCACTTCTGTCAAACAAATCTTACAAAAGGATTATGAATTAACCCTGTTATTATCGGAAATTTGCAACTGCCTTGAAGTATACTATCTGAAACTCAAGGCTGGCGAGGTTGATTTTGTAAGGAATACTTACTTAAGCCGACTATATTGGTTAAACGAGGTTAAAAGCTTTGAGTCAAACAACAGAGTTTTTAATGGCACTGTAAAAAATGTATTGCCAAACGGCCTGCTGGTAATTGAAGATACTAAGGGGCAGCAATTGGAGTTTAACCTCAAAGAATTGAAATTTTTAAACAAATAA
- a CDS encoding protein-disulfide reductase DsbD family protein: MKLLNRGASLRAGLITLITLIILNIAGANPVYAVQAKSADTTASAAGITFTDIPTAADSLAIRKKHADSVKKAEAAKASKATTTASKTAEKPKSLWQIFIEGLLGGFTAVILPCIYPLLPLTVSFFTKKSGSRGKAVMQSLIYGVSIIVIYVTLGLLISIIFGSDALNELATNGIFNIFFFLLLIVFGISFLGAFEITLPSSLANKLDANSDKGGLAGIFFMASTLVVVSFSCTGPIIGTLLVDAASKGDRLGPAMGMFGFSLALALPFTIFALFPSALKTLPKSGGWLNSVKVVLGFLELAFALKFLSNVDLAYHWNWFDREIFLSLWIAIGLLIGLYLIGKIKFSHDSDVKYLSIPRTFLAIITFAFVIYMIPGLWGAPLKSISAFLPPEATQDFNLSAIPDGSGSSAAAPSAVIPASIGERKYAANYTRIKTKGLDAWYDYDQALQVSKALHKPILIDFTGFNCVNCRQMEANVWSDPQVFSRLKNDFVLLQLVVDDKVELPASEQFVSEYSGKKITTLGGKWSNLEAQRFNANSQPLYVMLDSDGNLVKDASGAEIAPSPANYNIASYLKFLDSGIAAYKK, from the coding sequence ATGAAATTATTAAATAGAGGCGCTTCCCTACGCGCCGGGCTCATCACATTAATTACCCTGATCATTCTTAATATAGCGGGAGCTAACCCGGTTTATGCTGTGCAGGCAAAATCTGCCGATACTACCGCATCAGCTGCCGGTATTACGTTTACAGATATCCCAACCGCTGCCGACAGCTTAGCCATCAGGAAAAAACACGCTGATTCGGTAAAAAAAGCGGAAGCGGCCAAGGCATCAAAAGCAACCACCACCGCTTCAAAAACAGCAGAAAAGCCAAAATCACTTTGGCAGATCTTTATTGAAGGTTTACTGGGCGGCTTTACAGCGGTAATTTTGCCTTGTATCTACCCATTACTGCCTTTAACTGTAAGCTTTTTCACCAAAAAAAGTGGCAGCAGAGGCAAGGCTGTTATGCAATCACTTATTTACGGGGTGTCAATCATCGTAATTTATGTTACGCTGGGCTTGCTGATCTCTATAATTTTTGGATCGGACGCGCTTAACGAACTGGCCACTAACGGCATATTTAATATTTTCTTCTTCCTGCTGCTCATCGTATTCGGCATTTCCTTTTTGGGTGCGTTTGAAATTACCCTGCCAAGTTCGCTGGCCAATAAGCTGGATGCAAATTCGGATAAAGGTGGCCTTGCAGGTATATTTTTTATGGCATCAACACTGGTTGTTGTTTCGTTTTCGTGCACAGGGCCTATTATAGGAACGTTGTTGGTTGACGCAGCTTCAAAAGGCGACAGGCTTGGCCCAGCAATGGGTATGTTTGGTTTTTCGTTAGCATTGGCTTTGCCATTTACCATATTCGCTTTATTCCCTTCGGCACTTAAAACCCTGCCAAAATCAGGCGGATGGCTTAACAGCGTAAAGGTTGTACTGGGCTTCCTTGAGCTGGCATTTGCATTGAAATTTTTATCAAATGTGGATTTGGCTTATCACTGGAACTGGTTTGACCGCGAGATCTTTTTATCGCTATGGATAGCCATCGGCTTACTGATTGGGCTTTATCTTATTGGTAAGATCAAGTTTTCGCACGACAGCGATGTTAAATACCTAAGCATCCCGCGCACTTTCCTGGCTATAATTACTTTCGCGTTTGTTATTTACATGATACCAGGCTTGTGGGGAGCGCCTTTAAAATCAATTAGCGCGTTTTTACCTCCGGAGGCTACCCAGGATTTTAACCTATCAGCTATTCCTGATGGTTCCGGCTCATCGGCAGCAGCTCCCTCAGCGGTTATACCAGCAAGTATTGGTGAACGTAAGTATGCTGCAAACTATACCCGCATTAAAACCAAAGGTTTAGATGCATGGTATGATTATGACCAGGCCTTACAGGTTTCAAAAGCTTTGCACAAACCAATCCTGATTGATTTCACCGGCTTCAATTGTGTTAACTGCCGCCAGATGGAGGCCAATGTTTGGTCGGACCCACAGGTTTTTAGCCGCTTGAAAAATGATTTTGTATTGCTGCAGCTTGTAGTTGACGACAAAGTTGAACTACCTGCTTCTGAGCAATTTGTGTCAGAGTACAGCGGTAAAAAAATCACCACGCTTGGTGGCAAATGGAGCAACCTTGAGGCCCAGCGTTTCAATGCAAACTCGCAACCGCTATATGTAATGCTTGACAGCGACGGCAATTTAGTTAAGGATGCATCAGGTGCCGAAATAGCGCCATCACCTGCAAATTACAACATTGCAAGCTATCTTAAATTTTTAGACAGTGGCATAGCCGCTTACAAAAAATAG
- a CDS encoding PIN domain-containing protein → MSKIYTYKDFDPKQSHEYLIDNSVLLFLFAPIGNYNSRQQSQISKFISNAKSVGAGLHTTSLVISEFHNKVLKDFFDEFKRIPANSGKISLKKDYRPSENYKADISALTSQIKAILKIFNRFPDDFNQINMDLIMENTNYVDYNDAYFIELANRKNWIIVTRDRDIIESKMRTTPVLSFLD, encoded by the coding sequence ATGAGTAAAATCTACACCTATAAAGATTTTGATCCAAAGCAAAGTCATGAATACTTAATTGATAATAGTGTTTTGCTATTTCTTTTTGCTCCTATAGGTAATTATAACAGCCGTCAACAAAGTCAAATATCGAAGTTTATTAGTAATGCAAAAAGCGTTGGAGCCGGTTTACATACTACGTCTTTAGTTATTTCGGAATTTCACAATAAGGTACTTAAAGACTTCTTTGACGAGTTTAAAAGAATCCCGGCAAATTCAGGAAAGATATCTTTAAAAAAAGATTACAGACCGTCTGAAAATTACAAAGCAGATATTTCGGCTTTAACTTCTCAAATAAAAGCAATTCTCAAAATCTTCAATCGCTTTCCGGATGACTTCAATCAAATCAATATGGATCTTATTATGGAAAATACCAATTATGTAGACTATAATGATGCTTATTTTATCGAGTTGGCGAATAGAAAGAATTGGATTATTGTAACACGCGATAGAGACATTATAGAAAGCAAAATGCGAACAACTCCAGTTTTATCATTTCTGGATTAA
- a CDS encoding sensor histidine kinase, with the protein MLFQEEQFILVIIAGTALLLLLGVFMISFMMVYQKKQNKNLLERENLKASFKQEMLKTQIEIQEQTLNDISREIHDNITQVLSFVKLSLGLLNNSLDEEKKGRVNENRELISQTINDLRNLSKSMSFEHITSLGLIKVLEAETERLTRSGIINAVFTVEGDVYSMGEQRELVIFRIFQEAVNNTLKYAKAANLKISLYYTAQMFNLLIEDDGAGFNAEKVENKGGSGLRNIENRAALVGADVIITSSPGKGCQIKLSFNPLVQQIYAKGTHSNSLS; encoded by the coding sequence ATGCTTTTTCAGGAAGAACAATTTATCCTCGTAATAATTGCTGGTACCGCCCTGTTGCTTTTGCTGGGCGTGTTCATGATTAGCTTTATGATGGTATATCAAAAAAAGCAGAACAAGAACTTGCTTGAGCGCGAAAATCTGAAAGCTTCGTTTAAGCAGGAGATGCTAAAAACCCAGATTGAGATCCAGGAGCAAACTCTCAATGACATCAGCAGGGAAATCCATGATAATATCACCCAGGTTTTATCATTTGTAAAACTGAGCCTTGGTTTGCTCAACAATAGCCTGGACGAAGAAAAGAAAGGCCGCGTAAACGAAAACCGGGAATTGATTTCGCAAACTATTAATGATTTAAGAAATCTTTCAAAGAGTATGAGCTTTGAGCATATCACCTCGCTTGGGCTTATAAAAGTACTTGAAGCAGAAACGGAGCGCTTAACCCGCAGCGGTATTATCAACGCTGTTTTTACTGTTGAAGGGGATGTATACAGTATGGGTGAACAGCGCGAGCTGGTAATATTCCGCATATTTCAGGAAGCGGTAAATAACACCCTGAAATACGCTAAGGCGGCTAACCTTAAAATCAGTTTGTATTATACTGCACAAATGTTTAATTTGCTCATCGAAGATGATGGTGCTGGTTTCAATGCCGAAAAGGTTGAAAATAAGGGCGGTTCGGGGTTACGGAACATTGAAAACAGGGCAGCTTTAGTAGGCGCGGATGTAATTATTACCAGTTCGCCTGGTAAGGGTTGTCAGATAAAATTGTCGTTCAATCCCCTGGTACAACAAATTTATGCTAAAGGAACCCATTCAAATAGCCTTAGTTGA